CTCACAAAAACCCGACCAGCAaactttttcaacttttttcttttctatatCTTAGTTCAGACCTCATGGAAGGCTAAAATCAAGATCCAAGTGGAAAAAAAGGTGAGATGTAGCAGGGAAggtacggctattcatctgttatcgataacaacgataaaaataatggCAAGGTCTGgttaatatggtcctttatatagtaaaatgcatgttaaaaaattgaagtacaagatttgaaatcaaccaattaaaaatactttacgtgttacggcatgtttcattttcatttacattgcctaatcacgtaaagcattgtacttacgaggttccaagttgtgtatttgattagtggggaatacagccctcccatTCGAGTCGGGctgaaacaccccacttatcaaatacacaacttggaacctcggaagtaatatactgtTGATCGATGGAAGAATGGAAGTAATAAACTCGATAGTAATgttggtcatatgcttgccgtctgtaataGGTTAAGAATAAGGGAAGGTACGGctactcgaaaattttcaaactttgattttttggGGGCGCCATTTTCGAATACACAACCATCGAACACCTAGTAAGTAATTCGGCCTGTTTGAAATTTATCACGCAATCGTTCTCATATCACTCAGTATACAATTCTTACGATTCCTCAGTATTTGTCTAGAAGCTTACAACAACTATTATCTCACAAGTACCACTTATATCAAgcgaatttgtttttataaattaaattcgttATCAACGATTTGTAATTAGCATTGGCATTGACAAGAaatattcttttaaaaatttcattgaatagAAGTCGGAATTTACTACAGTATCACAAGTTATATTTTAGTTCGActttaaaattgtttccgcTTCACTCATTGCTGTGCTTCAGCTACAGATgggaaatttcaagaaaatgtgttGGCCAATGATTTTCCGTTTAATTTTGATCATCGATTCGGTGAgcttatttgaatttcaacgttgTTCAAAGTCTCATATGGTTATAACGAAGAGATTATTTCAGGCTGTTTTCCTATTGAAATCGTCCGTGCCTATTTATATGATTGTGTTTGGAATCAAAGAGAAAGCGGTGTACGATCAACTGGAAAAATCGGATTCATCTCATTTAAACACCATGAGTGCGATCGATCAGCTGGTTTCATTTagggaaaattaatttttaaagtcTCGTTTAATCATCTTTAACAGTACTTACATTTCTCTTCCTTGGAGCCTCAATTGAGTTAATTCTGATTTCGGTCAGATTTTATACGAATTGGAGTCAACATcgcaatgaaaaatttgaagataATTCTGCTGATAATGTGAGAATAATGAACTGATGTACCTACAAGAATGTTCGTAGAAATTGGtaaccaattttctttaacagggaaaaaattattgttgctCCACTAGCTGTTGGTTCGTTGTAAGTATGTTTCATATTGCAATCAATGCAGCTCTGATTGTATTAGACTGGACAGAAGGAAGATGGTTGAGCATGGTCGTTATCAGTTTCATAACctgggaaatattttttttctgctttatGGTCACATTTAAGGTTTTATTTTGCACGGTTTTTGTTGCAAAGAGAAAGACTGTGGAAACGGAAAATGGAATACCAACGGAACAA
This region of Bradysia coprophila strain Holo2 chromosome IV, BU_Bcop_v1, whole genome shotgun sequence genomic DNA includes:
- the LOC119066859 gene encoding uncharacterized protein LOC119066859, which gives rise to MGNFKKMCWPMIFRLILIIDSAVFLLKSSVPIYMIVFGIKEKAVYDQLEKSDSSHLNTMILTFLFLGASIELILISVRFYTNWSQHRNEKFEDNSADNGKNYCCSTSCWFVVSMFHIAINAALIVLDWTEGRWLSMVVISFITWEIFFFCFMVTFKVLFCTVFVAKRKTVETENGIPTEQPKVVQI